The Lepisosteus oculatus isolate fLepOcu1 chromosome 4, fLepOcu1.hap2, whole genome shotgun sequence genome window below encodes:
- the chst15 gene encoding carbohydrate sulfotransferase 15, translated as MTPTDYKYMLLRSSSESYRKQPFLFQVDSSQMNLFAILEVRRDNYRRWSTLVCFKKAKLYSIFFGLTVMFLIMASYILTGDKKGLLLTPSPYHFSTLENPGSLPLNLSSTRDYVNIKLVLKTIKSNIEFTSRQVPDLKELLRNEPHMFSVIPHEFLQNVKNPCWYEEYSGNITADPYGTNLYALYSKRFRTVFDYLRNAFREHLYHHESKNYRIRCLPYFYIIGQPKCGTTDLYDRLRLHPDVRFTTFKEPHWWTRKRFGIIRMSEGFHDRYPVDDYLDLFDLAAYQIQDHLLGNSSGSKYKRNIIIGEASASTMWDNNAWIYFYDNSTDGEPPFLTQDFIHAVQPNAKFIIMLRDPVERLYSDYLYFGIANKSAEDFHEKVSESLQLFEGCLLEFSMRSCVYNTTLNNAMPVRLHVGLYIIYLLDWLTVFDRNQILVLRLEDHASNRKYTMHKVFDFLNLGPLTEQKEAEITKSPASNTRRPADKNLGPMLPVTREILRNFYTPFNEKLAKVLRNDSFLWENHAKPM; from the exons ATGACACCGACCGACTACAAGTACATGCTACTCCGCTCCAGCTCAGAGAGTTACAGGAAGCAACCTTTCTTGTTCCAGGTGGACAGCAGCCAGATgaatttatttgccattttagaAGTCAGGAGGGATAACTACAGAAGATGGAGCACATTGGTGTGTTTTAAGAAAGCAAAATTGTACAGCATTTTCTTTGGGCTGACTGTTATGTTTCTTATCATGGCGTCATACATTCTGACTGGAGATAAGAAAGGGCTCTTGCTGACCCCCTCGCCGTACCACTTCAGCACCTTGGAAAACCCTGGGTCCCTCCCCCTCAACCTGTCTTCCACGAGGGATTACGTGAACATAAAATTAGTCCTAAAAACGATCAAATCTAATATAGAATTCACCTCCAGGCAGGTGCCGGACTTGAAAGAACTTTTAAGAAATGAACCACAT ATGTTTTCTGTGATTCCCCATGAATTCCTTCAGAATGTTAAAAACCCTTGCTGGTATGAAGAATACTCTGGGAATATCACTGCTGATCCATATGGGACGAACTTGTATGCACTTTATTCAAAGCGTTTCCGaactgtctttgattacctgaGAAATGCTTTCCGGGAACACTTGTACCACCATGAAAGCAAGAACTATCGCATCCGATGTCTACCATATTTCTACATCATAGGTCAGCCCAAATGTGGTACTACAGATCTTTACGACAGGCTAAGGTTACACCCAGATGTGAGGTTTACCACCTTCAAAGAACCACACTGGTGGACAAGGAAAAGATTTG gaATCATTCGAATGAGTGAGGGCTTCCATGACCGATATCCTGTGGACGATTACCTGGATCTTTTTGATCTGGCTGCTTATCAGATCCAAGATCACTTGCTGGGAAATTCATCTGGAAGCAAGTACAAGAGGAACATCATCATTG GGGAAGCAAGTGCCTCTACAATGTGGGATAACAATGCCTGGATCTATTTCTATGACAACAGCACTGATGGAGAACCACCATTTCTGACCCAGGACTTCATCCACGCTGTTCAACCGAATGCCAAGTTTATTATCATGCTCAGAGACCCTGTGGAGAG GCTGTATTCAGACTACCTTTACTTCGGAATTGCCAATAAGTCTGCAGAGGATTTCCACGAGAAAGTGTCTGAGTCTCTGCAGCTGTTTGAGGGGTGCCTGCTGGAGTTCTCAATGCGATCCTGTGTATATAACACCACACTCAACAACGCCATGCCT GTCAGGTTACACGTAGGACTGTACATCATCTATTTACTGGACTGGCTCACAGTTTTTGACAGAAATCAAATATTGGTCCTTCGTCTGGAAGACCATGCCTCCAATCGGAAATACACAATGCACAAAGTCTTTGACTTCCTCAACTTGG GCCCTCTGACAGAGCAAAAGGAGGCAGAAATCACTAAAAGCCCAGCTTCCAACACTAGAAGACCTGCTGATAAAAACCTCGGACCCATGCTGCCTGTCACCAGAGAGATTCTCAGAAACTTCTACACTCCTTTCAATGAAAAGCTGGCCAAAGTTTTGAGGAATGACTCTTTCCTTTGGGAGAACCACGCAAAGCCCATGTAA